The DNA segment CGCGTCCATTTAATCATCCTATCGTCTTTTTTTACATTTTCTAGCACATATGGTAAATAAAAAAAGAAATCAATCCCCGGCCAGTCTGGGGACACTTGGTAGCCACTTGCTCTCTCTAAAGCTTCTGTTCCACCAATTGTAGCTTGAATCATTTCTAATGTGTAGTTAATCAAAATTAATCGATCTGTTTCCAAATTATCCACAGCAAAAACCCGACTTTCCTACTAATTTATTACTTTCAATTTAGCAGAATTGGATAGAAGAACGCAACTAATGTGTGATTTTTCTTCCAAATTATGAAGCAAATAGAAAAAACTATAAAAATAAAACTATTCTGACTATATGCTTGACCTTTCATTTTTGAATGCGCTTCCATTTGCATTATACTTTAATTATAAGACCAGGTACTAATTTGAAGTAAAAGTGTAAGTTGCTTGAATTGTGCAAACTGACGGAAAACTTTCAAAATAACAATTGACAATCGCCTGACAACCATATATATTAAATAATAACATAACATTTCTTGATATTAATTTTTTCAAAAATGTGCGACTAATCGGAAATCTAAAACCATTTAACGAAGGGGATAATGACTTATGAAAACGACCAAATCAGTCATTACAATTTTATTACTCTAGAAGGACTTTGAGCGCTGTAGAAATTTACAGTAGTTTGAGTCCTGTTTACGTTAAATGGGATTCTAGCAAAGCATCCCATTGTTTTCATCATTGGGGTGCTTTTTCTTTAGCTAGATTTCGAGTTTTCAAGCATAGAAAAGCACTTATCAAGCAGATAAATACTTAATCATATATATTAATGCCGCGCTATTTAGTGAATTCTAAAAATTCAGTGTCGGCAAATAATTCTTAATTAGAAATGGGGTAAATTCAAATGCGTAGTGACAAAATAAAAAAAGGTGTAGAACAAGCACCAGCAAGAAGTTTATTACATGCTACAGGTCAAATTAAAAGTCCAGGTGATATGGATAAACCATTTATCGCTATTTGTAATTCTTATATTGATATTGTTCCCGGTCATGTGCATTTGAGAGAACTTGCGGATGTGGCTAAAGAAGCAATTAGAGAAGCTGGCGGTATCCCATTTGAATTTAATACGATTGGTGTAGATGACGGAATTGCCATGGGACACATTGGTATGCGTTATTCCCTCCCCTCTCGTGAAGTTATCGCGGATGCAGCAGAAACAGTTATAAATGCACACTGGTTTGATGGGGTTTTCTATATCCCTAACTGTGACAAAATTACACCTGGCATGCTACTCGCTTCTGTCCGCACAAACGTACCTGCTATTTTCTGTTCTGGTGGTCCAATGAAAGCTGGGTTATCCGCTCATGGAAAAGCGCTCACCCTTTCTTCTGTTTTTGAAGCAGTCGGTGCATTCAAGGATGGCAGCATGTCACAAGAAGATTTTCTGGATATGGAAGCTAATGCCTGTCCGACATGTGGGTCTTGTGCAGGAATGTTTACAGCTAACTCCATGAATTGTTTAATGGAAATCCTTGGTATGGCTGTTCCTGGAAATGGTACTACGCTTGCTGTTTCCGATGCACGCCGCGAACTTATTAGAGAATCTGCTTTTCACCTAATGGATTTAGTAAAAAAAGATATTCGTCCTCGCGACATTATTACAAAAGATGCTATTGACGATGCATTTGCACTTGATATGGCAATGGGTGGTTCGACAAACACCGTATTACATACACTCGCACTTGCAAATGAAGCTGGTATTGAAGATTACGATTTAGAGCGTATCAATGATATTGCCAAACGCGTTCCCTACCTTTCAAAAATTGCACCTTCCTCTTCTTATTCTATGCACGATGTTCATGAAGCTGGTGGTGTTTCTGCTATCG comes from the Listeria welshimeri serovar 6b str. SLCC5334 genome and includes:
- the ilvD gene encoding dihydroxy-acid dehydratase — translated: MRSDKIKKGVEQAPARSLLHATGQIKSPGDMDKPFIAICNSYIDIVPGHVHLRELADVAKEAIREAGGIPFEFNTIGVDDGIAMGHIGMRYSLPSREVIADAAETVINAHWFDGVFYIPNCDKITPGMLLASVRTNVPAIFCSGGPMKAGLSAHGKALTLSSVFEAVGAFKDGSMSQEDFLDMEANACPTCGSCAGMFTANSMNCLMEILGMAVPGNGTTLAVSDARRELIRESAFHLMDLVKKDIRPRDIITKDAIDDAFALDMAMGGSTNTVLHTLALANEAGIEDYDLERINDIAKRVPYLSKIAPSSSYSMHDVHEAGGVSAIVKELVDLGGAIHPDRITVTGKTIRENVADAKINNTDVIHPKENPYSPVGGLSMLFGNIAPKGAAIKVGGVDPSVQVFKGEAICFSSHDEAVEAIDNHTVREGHVVVIRYEGPKGGPGMPEMLAPTSSIVGRGLGKDVALITDGRFSGATRGIAVGHISPEAAAGGPIALVHDGDIITIDLPNRTLNVDVSDEVLEERRKELPKFKAKVKTGYLARYTALVTSAHTGGILQIPEDLID